Proteins encoded within one genomic window of Kibdelosporangium phytohabitans:
- a CDS encoding ABC transporter substrate-binding protein has translation MQLSTFRRKMLSALTVGALVGLVAACGGSGDSNGKTTLTYRIWDEQQQKGYEKVFEAFKAKHPDIDVKIELQPYDQYWTKLVTELVSGTAPDVFWMTPANFPELATKGALMDVSAAVEQSGLTKDKYHTNVVDSFTYKEKMYAVPKDWGVPGMLYNKQVFAEAGVEMPTEPLTWAPDGSGTFLPLMQKLTVDVNGKHPNESGFDPAKVKRWGFASWNHSGTQWLNWIPSNGGTTITKPYGTFNFNEPASVEALQWGVDLIKKWHVSPPADQTNPPAGRATEMFQRGEVAVFPANNALLPFVAPSSTFPIGTASLPAGKAGRVVIINGLGEAVYSRTKRPDQAKQLVSFLATPQAQAIMAEGGYVFPAINDLAPRYVEHWKAKGIDTQPFLDEARGKTVNFPIVSGFAAAEPKINQIFNDMYLGSVKVPDAAGAAVKQGNALLNPEK, from the coding sequence ATGCAGCTCTCGACCTTCCGGCGGAAGATGCTCAGCGCGCTGACAGTCGGCGCGCTCGTCGGGCTGGTCGCCGCCTGCGGCGGCAGCGGTGACAGCAACGGCAAGACGACACTGACCTACCGAATCTGGGACGAACAACAGCAGAAGGGGTACGAGAAGGTCTTCGAGGCGTTCAAGGCCAAGCACCCCGACATCGACGTCAAGATCGAGCTCCAGCCCTACGACCAGTACTGGACCAAGCTCGTCACCGAGCTGGTCTCGGGCACCGCGCCCGACGTGTTCTGGATGACGCCCGCGAACTTCCCCGAACTGGCGACGAAGGGCGCGTTGATGGACGTTTCCGCCGCCGTGGAGCAGTCCGGCCTGACCAAGGACAAGTACCACACCAACGTTGTGGATTCCTTCACCTACAAGGAGAAGATGTACGCCGTCCCCAAGGACTGGGGCGTGCCGGGGATGCTCTACAACAAGCAGGTCTTCGCCGAGGCCGGGGTCGAGATGCCCACCGAGCCGCTGACCTGGGCGCCCGACGGGTCCGGGACGTTCCTGCCGCTGATGCAGAAGCTGACCGTCGACGTGAACGGCAAGCACCCCAACGAATCCGGCTTCGATCCGGCCAAGGTCAAGCGGTGGGGCTTCGCCTCGTGGAACCACTCGGGCACCCAGTGGCTGAACTGGATCCCGAGCAACGGCGGCACGACGATCACCAAGCCCTACGGCACGTTCAACTTCAACGAGCCCGCTTCGGTCGAGGCGTTGCAGTGGGGCGTCGACCTGATCAAGAAGTGGCACGTGTCCCCGCCCGCCGACCAGACCAACCCGCCCGCGGGCCGGGCGACCGAGATGTTCCAGCGCGGCGAGGTCGCGGTCTTCCCGGCCAACAACGCGCTGCTGCCCTTCGTCGCCCCCAGTTCGACCTTCCCGATCGGCACCGCATCGCTGCCCGCGGGCAAGGCGGGCCGCGTCGTGATCATCAACGGTCTCGGCGAGGCGGTCTACTCCCGCACCAAGCGTCCCGACCAGGCCAAGCAGCTCGTGTCGTTCCTGGCCACCCCGCAGGCGCAGGCGATCATGGCCGAGGGCGGCTACGTCTTCCCCGCCATCAACGACCTCGCCCCGCGCTACGTCGAGCACTGGAAGGCCAAGGGCATCGACACCCAGCCGTTCCTGGACGAGGCGCGCGGCAAGACGGTGAACTTCCCGATCGTGTCCGGCTTCGCCGCGGCGGAACCCAAGATCAACCAGATCTTCAACGACATGTACCTCGGATCGGTCAAGGTCCCCGACGCCGCCGGCGCGGCTGTCAAACAGGGCAACGCCCTGCTCAACCCTGAGAAGTAA
- a CDS encoding carbohydrate ABC transporter permease, translated as MTTTTRRRRPSRRAALYATLIIGAAMSVFPYWLIVSTALKPRGELFEAAPWAPPSSPTLENLGALLSSDFAQSILNTLIFVTVLTVGQLIFTTLAAYAFARLDFRGRNALFWLYLATLMVPNVVTLIPLFLIMRELDLVNSWYGLVAPYVFGTPYGIFLMRQFFRSIPREIEEAARVDGAGHLTILWRIILPLSRPILATLAIVTVISSWNNFLWPLIITSSADTRVITVAIAALRSEIGIDYTRMMAGSLLTLLPMLLVFVFFQRYIVRSVALTGLK; from the coding sequence GTGACCACGACCACCCGGCGACGGCGGCCCTCCCGCCGCGCCGCCCTCTACGCGACGCTGATCATCGGGGCGGCCATGTCGGTCTTCCCGTACTGGCTGATCGTCTCGACCGCGTTGAAACCGCGTGGGGAGCTCTTCGAGGCGGCACCGTGGGCGCCGCCGTCCTCGCCGACGCTGGAGAACCTCGGTGCGCTGCTGAGCTCGGACTTCGCGCAGTCCATCCTCAACACCCTCATCTTCGTCACTGTCCTCACCGTGGGGCAGCTGATCTTCACCACGCTGGCAGCGTATGCGTTCGCGCGCTTGGACTTCCGGGGCCGCAACGCGCTGTTCTGGCTGTACCTGGCCACCCTGATGGTGCCCAACGTGGTGACCCTGATCCCGCTGTTCCTGATCATGCGCGAGCTGGACCTGGTGAACAGCTGGTACGGGCTCGTCGCGCCGTACGTCTTCGGCACGCCGTACGGGATTTTCCTGATGCGCCAGTTCTTCCGCAGCATCCCGCGCGAGATCGAGGAGGCCGCGCGGGTGGACGGCGCGGGGCACCTGACCATCCTGTGGCGGATCATCCTGCCGTTGAGCAGGCCGATCCTGGCCACGCTCGCGATCGTCACGGTGATCTCGTCCTGGAACAACTTCCTGTGGCCGCTGATCATCACCAGCAGCGCGGACACCCGCGTGATCACCGTCGCGATCGCCGCCCTGCGCTCGGAGATCGGCATCGACTACACCCGGATGATGGCAGGCAGCCTGCTCACGCTGTTGCCGATGCTGCTCGTCTTCGTCTTCTTCCAGCGCTACATCGTCCGGTCGGTCGCCCTGACCGGACTCAAGTGA
- a CDS encoding carbohydrate ABC transporter permease: MAQVLTVPTPPPPVSTRPVPPRRRRRRVWETLTAYAFVAPSLFGVVAFLLLPVLIVAGLSLFDWKLLAAPEFVGLANYERLFADGGIGHSLLVTVAYVVLTIPVQTVLALLLALLLNQRVRGVKIFRAMFVLPWMATPVVMGLVWGWIFDPANGAVNSFLEIFGIDGPSWLSSSSLALPAVAATQVWQFAGYNMLFFLAGLQSIPKDFYEAASLDGASPVRQFFAITLPLLRPTLFFVLVTNVIGSFQVFDTVFVMTNGGPANSTEVINYTIYQTAFRQFDFGYASAIAMVLFLIILAVTMAQVRYFNRTTTYDLT, encoded by the coding sequence ATGGCTCAGGTCCTCACGGTGCCGACCCCGCCGCCGCCGGTCTCGACCCGGCCGGTGCCGCCACGGCGACGCCGTCGCCGGGTGTGGGAAACCCTGACGGCGTACGCCTTCGTGGCCCCGAGCCTGTTCGGCGTCGTCGCGTTCCTGTTGCTGCCAGTACTGATCGTCGCCGGGTTGAGCCTGTTCGACTGGAAGCTGCTGGCCGCGCCGGAGTTCGTCGGGCTGGCCAACTACGAGCGGCTCTTCGCCGACGGCGGGATCGGCCACTCGCTGCTGGTGACCGTCGCCTACGTGGTCCTGACCATCCCGGTGCAGACGGTGCTGGCCCTGTTGCTCGCGCTGCTGCTCAACCAGCGAGTGCGCGGCGTGAAGATCTTCCGCGCGATGTTCGTCCTGCCCTGGATGGCGACGCCGGTGGTGATGGGCCTGGTGTGGGGCTGGATCTTCGACCCGGCCAACGGCGCGGTCAACTCCTTCCTGGAGATCTTCGGGATCGACGGGCCGAGCTGGTTGTCCTCGTCCAGCCTCGCGCTGCCCGCGGTGGCGGCGACGCAGGTGTGGCAGTTCGCGGGCTACAACATGCTGTTCTTCCTCGCCGGGTTGCAGTCCATCCCGAAGGACTTCTACGAGGCGGCCTCGCTGGACGGGGCGTCGCCGGTCCGGCAGTTCTTCGCGATCACCCTGCCGCTGTTGCGCCCGACGCTGTTCTTCGTCCTCGTCACCAACGTGATCGGCTCGTTCCAGGTCTTCGACACCGTTTTCGTGATGACCAACGGCGGTCCCGCCAACAGCACCGAGGTCATCAACTACACGATCTACCAGACCGCGTTCCGGCAGTTCGATTTCGGCTACGCCTCCGCCATCGCCATGGTGCTGTTCCTGATCATCCTCGCGGTCACCATGGCGCAGGTCCGGTACTTCAACCGCACCACGACCTACGACTTGACCTGA
- a CDS encoding glycoside hydrolase family 36 protein produces the protein MPARARVFEQGWQSWSPTGTYRGDATSPRPSSAQIAASCFRFDRPMPESGFQGEGLVVIDPGDGGPVRSWSAVDHSAEVPSIRVQALGDRLVVSSLGTVRETEHADLPRALVAWAEEVAADGGVTAVRPLGPGWSSWYGHWNKVTEQDIADTLVHAERLELPLEIIQLDDGYQSAIGDWLDIRPGFGSLDGVTKRVAGTGRRAGIWLTPFFVAADSRVATEHPDWLVRGTPAMREWDRDIAVLDVTHPGAAEHLGGVFRSLVATGFSFFKIDYIYAGAHPGQRHADVSGHDAYLAGMRIIREAVGPDSTVLGCGAPMLPSVGLVDAMRVSPDTAIVVEPKSGDVSQPSQLGARLAGAAREFMHGRLWVNDPDCLLVSPRVEDRAGWADHVASSGGWRCSSDRLADLDEWGVARTRELLTPTTGPA, from the coding sequence GTGCCGGCTCGGGCGCGCGTCTTCGAGCAGGGCTGGCAGTCCTGGAGTCCCACCGGCACCTACCGGGGTGACGCGACCTCGCCCCGGCCGTCCTCGGCGCAGATCGCGGCGAGCTGCTTCCGCTTCGACCGGCCGATGCCGGAATCCGGCTTCCAGGGCGAGGGACTTGTCGTGATCGACCCGGGCGACGGCGGCCCGGTGCGGTCGTGGTCCGCGGTGGACCACTCCGCCGAAGTCCCCTCCATCCGCGTGCAGGCGCTCGGGGACCGGCTCGTCGTCTCCAGCCTGGGCACTGTCCGGGAGACCGAGCACGCCGACCTCCCCCGCGCGCTCGTCGCCTGGGCCGAGGAGGTGGCGGCCGACGGTGGCGTGACGGCGGTCCGGCCGCTCGGTCCGGGGTGGAGCAGCTGGTACGGGCACTGGAACAAGGTCACCGAGCAGGACATCGCCGACACCCTGGTGCACGCCGAACGACTGGAGCTGCCGCTGGAGATCATCCAGCTCGACGACGGCTACCAGAGCGCGATCGGGGACTGGCTCGACATCCGGCCGGGCTTCGGATCCCTTGACGGAGTGACGAAACGCGTCGCCGGCACCGGGCGGCGCGCGGGCATCTGGCTGACGCCGTTCTTCGTCGCCGCCGACAGCCGGGTGGCGACCGAGCACCCGGACTGGCTGGTGCGGGGCACGCCCGCGATGCGCGAGTGGGACCGGGACATCGCGGTGCTCGACGTGACGCACCCCGGCGCGGCGGAGCATCTCGGCGGCGTGTTCAGATCCCTTGTGGCGACCGGGTTCTCGTTCTTCAAGATCGACTACATCTACGCCGGGGCGCACCCCGGCCAGCGGCACGCCGACGTGTCGGGGCACGACGCCTACCTGGCGGGGATGCGGATCATCCGCGAGGCGGTCGGGCCGGACTCGACCGTTCTTGGCTGCGGCGCACCGATGCTGCCCAGTGTGGGACTCGTCGACGCCATGCGGGTCAGCCCGGACACCGCGATCGTCGTCGAACCCAAGTCCGGGGACGTCAGCCAGCCCTCGCAGCTCGGTGCGCGGCTGGCCGGGGCCGCGCGGGAGTTCATGCACGGCCGGTTGTGGGTCAACGATCCCGATTGCCTGCTGGTGTCTCCGCGCGTGGAAGACCGCGCCGGCTGGGCGGATCACGTGGCCTCCAGCGGTGGGTGGCGGTGTTCGAGCGATCGCCTCGCCGACCTCGACGAGTGGGGAGTCGCGCGCACCCGCGAGCTGCTCACGCCGACAACCGGTCCTGCCTGA
- a CDS encoding beta-N-acetylhexosaminidase, producing the protein MSHDDARERAAHLVPQPHSVLLGAGVLQLPAELPVRLDVPAQERAAVLRAIALLPVTSKVVAGRAVVQVRLGAGATPPEGYVLDVTEDGVTITAADRSGVVYAVQTLRQLLPDAAYRQAAPSGTLWVVPVIRVEDSPRFRWRGMLLDVARHFLPKREVLRHIDLMSAHKLNTLHLHLSDDQGWRVESLRFPRLHEVGSWRATSQVSHYSDEAVHDGTPHGGYYTRDDLAEIVAYAADRAITVIPEIGVPGHTGALLAAYPEFGSPPVPDRAVHTNWGVHDALLAPSEQSLEFLRLLFDELLPLFPSPYVHVGGDESVLRAWDNDPVVRAFADKRGLSGSAEIFAALMAEVRQMLAEHGKTPVTWDDSFATQATGAAAESTTTLVMAWRGAEVARRAAAAGHDVVLSPVMPTYFDYFQEAHPDEPLAIGGPVTLGDVASWEPIPQDWSQVESARVRGIQCQMWTEFVEDPRLVDYLLYPRTCAFAEIAWGARTQDLHRRLPHHLDRLAAAGVEFRPLTGPAPWQRGGTGRRAHRAGVPMAERLANYAGAAATGTVADSPDP; encoded by the coding sequence ATGAGCCACGACGACGCCCGAGAGCGCGCGGCGCACCTCGTTCCCCAGCCGCACTCGGTGCTGCTCGGCGCGGGGGTGCTCCAGCTTCCGGCCGAACTCCCGGTGCGCCTGGACGTGCCGGCGCAGGAACGGGCGGCGGTCCTGCGGGCGATCGCGCTGCTGCCCGTGACCAGCAAGGTTGTCGCCGGACGCGCAGTTGTCCAGGTGCGGCTCGGCGCGGGCGCGACCCCTCCCGAGGGTTACGTACTCGACGTGACCGAGGACGGAGTGACCATCACCGCGGCGGACCGGTCCGGTGTCGTGTACGCCGTGCAGACCCTGCGCCAGCTCCTTCCCGACGCCGCTTACCGGCAGGCCGCGCCGTCGGGCACCCTGTGGGTCGTACCGGTCATCCGCGTCGAGGACAGCCCGCGATTCCGCTGGCGCGGAATGCTCCTCGACGTCGCCCGGCACTTCCTGCCCAAGCGGGAAGTGCTGCGCCACATCGACCTGATGAGCGCGCACAAGCTGAACACCCTGCACCTGCACCTCAGCGACGACCAGGGCTGGCGGGTGGAGAGCCTCCGCTTCCCGCGCCTGCACGAGGTCGGCAGCTGGCGGGCGACGAGCCAGGTCAGCCACTACTCCGACGAGGCCGTCCACGACGGCACACCGCACGGCGGCTACTACACCCGCGACGACCTCGCCGAGATCGTCGCCTACGCGGCGGACCGCGCGATCACGGTCATCCCGGAGATCGGCGTTCCCGGCCACACCGGCGCATTGCTGGCCGCATACCCGGAGTTCGGGTCCCCGCCCGTGCCGGATCGCGCGGTGCACACGAACTGGGGTGTGCACGACGCGCTCCTGGCTCCGTCGGAGCAGTCCCTGGAGTTCCTGCGCCTCCTGTTCGACGAACTGCTCCCGTTGTTCCCTTCCCCTTACGTGCACGTGGGTGGCGACGAGTCCGTCCTGCGGGCGTGGGACAACGACCCGGTGGTGCGCGCGTTCGCCGACAAGCGAGGGCTTTCCGGGAGCGCCGAGATCTTCGCCGCCCTGATGGCCGAAGTGCGGCAGATGCTGGCCGAGCACGGCAAAACACCGGTCACGTGGGACGACAGCTTCGCCACGCAGGCAACCGGCGCCGCCGCGGAATCGACCACCACGCTGGTCATGGCGTGGCGTGGCGCGGAGGTCGCTCGCCGGGCGGCGGCAGCCGGTCACGACGTCGTGCTCTCGCCGGTCATGCCGACCTACTTCGACTACTTCCAGGAGGCCCATCCCGACGAGCCGCTCGCGATCGGCGGCCCGGTCACCCTCGGCGACGTCGCCTCGTGGGAGCCGATCCCGCAGGACTGGTCCCAGGTCGAGAGTGCTCGTGTGCGAGGGATCCAGTGCCAGATGTGGACCGAGTTCGTCGAGGACCCACGACTGGTCGACTACCTGCTGTACCCGCGAACGTGTGCCTTCGCGGAGATCGCCTGGGGCGCCCGCACACAGGATCTCCACCGGCGGTTGCCCCACCACCTCGACCGGCTGGCGGCGGCCGGAGTCGAGTTCCGCCCGTTGACCGGCCCGGCGCCGTGGCAGCGCGGCGGCACCGGCCGGCGAGCCCATCGCGCCGGGGTCCCGATGGCCGAGCGCCTCGCGAACTACGCCGGCGCGGCCGCGACCGGAACCGTGGCGGACAGCCCTGATCCGTAA
- a CDS encoding DUF5107 domain-containing protein has product MSQGESTLILPSRPAEHAEAGVAAWRAGVVIDSYLPEAPDRYPAYLDRRVYQGSSGRVYPLPFHDRISPVKAPAEWDAVHLENRWLRLMVLPELGGRVHVAFDRTRNYDFFYRNPVIKPALVGLTGPWISGGVEFNWPQHHRPATFLPADVEIEHEPDGAVTVWCSDHDPFDRMKGMHGVRMRPGSAVLELRVRLYNRCERTRTFLWWTNIAARADENYQSFFPRDVRVVADHAKRATTGFPAADRPYYGVDYPARHDEVGTVAGGVRVRGDRLDWYRNIPVPTSYMCVGSKETFFGGYDHAAGAGFVHVADRQIAVGKKQWTWGASEFGDAWGRNLTDDGSAYVELMAGVFTDNQPDFSFIAPGETKVFSQFWYPIQEIGPVQAATVDAAARVDLRGTSARVGVAVTADRPGCRLLLVDGAGAEVAEVRADIAPGEPFQESIPLTRPADRLVLRVLHGDELLVEWDSLVTSADDQVTPAREPAAPEDVPTVEELAVIGAHLDQYRHATRSPELYWREALRRDPAHVAANVGLAGRAYQRGDFAEAEKLLRVAVSRLTTLNPNPVDTTALYCLGLVLERLGRAQEAYDVYGASSWARAWRAPAGYRMARIDTAHGRNTEALARLQDVLRTEPEHLQARALRVIVLRRNGKDRQAAELAEATRALDPLDWWMRDLVGLPLTTDAQTCLDIALEYVGVGEHDAALRVLGVAREREGSRAIGQTAAGPLLEYHRAEVLRRLGRDQEALEAVERAQNLDATWCFPSRLDDALTLERAANSDDTDARARALLGHWLYANGRPDDACAAWSAAAAIDPDDPVVWRNLGLAAFNHLGDADRACAAYDSALAVAGDDARLVFERDQLSARRGVPPGQRLDWLLRNRALVETRDDATIELAHLLITADRLDEARELLLGRTFQPWEGGEGDVLRVWDRLCRLQFTVDDAFAPPESLSEARHPLANTAQLHLVRGDVLGDRAAWELAAAQQGDFLGMSTQPYSEATYSSVLALRRLGRTEEADRLTQALRAFCDTVEASPATVDYFATSLPSMLLFTEDLAAAQLRRVGFLRAQLDILDGQHARAGDRLAALLAEDPHHVDALDLARSIRTPTR; this is encoded by the coding sequence ATGTCACAGGGTGAATCGACGCTGATCCTGCCGTCCCGCCCCGCCGAGCACGCCGAGGCCGGGGTCGCGGCGTGGCGGGCGGGGGTGGTGATCGACAGCTACCTCCCCGAGGCGCCCGACCGGTATCCCGCCTACCTGGACCGGCGCGTCTATCAGGGCTCCTCCGGGCGGGTGTACCCACTGCCGTTCCATGACCGGATCAGCCCGGTGAAGGCCCCGGCGGAGTGGGACGCGGTGCACCTGGAGAATCGCTGGCTGCGGCTGATGGTGCTGCCCGAGCTCGGTGGCCGCGTCCACGTCGCTTTCGACCGAACCCGCAACTACGACTTCTTCTACCGCAACCCGGTGATCAAGCCCGCTCTCGTCGGCCTGACCGGCCCGTGGATCTCCGGTGGCGTCGAGTTCAACTGGCCGCAGCACCACCGCCCCGCCACGTTCCTGCCGGCCGACGTCGAGATCGAGCACGAGCCCGATGGCGCCGTGACCGTGTGGTGCTCCGACCACGACCCGTTCGACCGGATGAAGGGGATGCACGGCGTCCGGATGCGGCCCGGCAGCGCGGTCCTGGAGTTGCGGGTGCGGCTGTACAACCGCTGCGAGCGGACCCGGACGTTCTTGTGGTGGACCAACATCGCCGCGCGAGCGGATGAGAACTACCAGTCGTTCTTCCCCCGTGACGTGCGCGTGGTCGCCGATCACGCCAAGCGCGCGACGACCGGTTTCCCCGCCGCGGATCGGCCCTACTACGGGGTCGACTACCCGGCCCGGCACGACGAGGTCGGCACGGTCGCCGGTGGCGTGCGGGTCCGCGGCGACCGCCTTGACTGGTACCGCAACATCCCGGTGCCGACCTCGTACATGTGCGTGGGCAGCAAGGAGACGTTCTTCGGCGGCTATGACCACGCCGCGGGAGCCGGGTTCGTGCACGTCGCCGATCGGCAGATCGCTGTCGGGAAGAAGCAGTGGACCTGGGGCGCTTCGGAGTTCGGTGATGCGTGGGGGCGCAATCTGACCGACGACGGTTCGGCCTATGTCGAGTTGATGGCCGGGGTTTTCACCGACAACCAGCCGGACTTCTCCTTCATCGCGCCAGGGGAGACGAAGGTGTTCTCCCAGTTCTGGTATCCGATCCAGGAGATCGGTCCGGTGCAGGCGGCAACCGTGGACGCCGCGGCGCGGGTGGACCTCCGGGGAACGAGCGCGCGGGTCGGAGTCGCAGTGACGGCTGACCGCCCCGGATGCCGCTTGTTGCTCGTTGACGGCGCTGGGGCCGAGGTCGCCGAGGTGCGCGCCGACATCGCGCCGGGCGAGCCCTTCCAGGAGAGCATCCCGCTGACGCGGCCCGCTGATCGACTCGTGCTGCGCGTCCTGCACGGTGACGAACTGTTGGTGGAGTGGGATTCCCTGGTTACCAGCGCGGACGATCAAGTCACCCCGGCACGCGAACCCGCCGCGCCCGAGGACGTGCCGACCGTGGAAGAGCTGGCCGTGATCGGCGCGCACCTCGATCAGTACCGGCACGCGACGCGCTCGCCGGAGCTGTACTGGCGTGAGGCACTGCGCCGCGATCCCGCGCATGTCGCGGCCAATGTCGGGCTCGCTGGTCGCGCGTATCAGCGTGGTGACTTCGCTGAGGCGGAGAAGTTGTTGCGGGTAGCCGTTTCCCGGCTGACGACGTTGAACCCCAACCCGGTCGACACGACCGCGCTGTACTGCCTCGGTCTCGTGCTGGAGCGGCTTGGCCGGGCCCAAGAGGCTTACGACGTGTACGGTGCTAGCTCCTGGGCGCGTGCGTGGCGGGCACCGGCGGGCTATCGCATGGCCCGCATCGACACCGCACACGGGCGGAACACGGAGGCGCTGGCCAGGCTCCAGGATGTGCTGCGCACCGAGCCGGAGCACCTGCAAGCCCGAGCGCTTCGGGTGATTGTGTTGCGCCGTAACGGAAAAGACCGTCAAGCGGCCGAACTTGCCGAAGCCACCCGTGCGCTTGATCCCCTGGACTGGTGGATGCGCGATCTGGTTGGCCTGCCTCTCACCACGGACGCGCAGACCTGCCTTGACATTGCGCTGGAGTATGTCGGCGTTGGTGAGCACGATGCGGCGCTGCGGGTGCTCGGCGTCGCCCGCGAGCGGGAGGGTTCTCGCGCGATCGGACAGACAGCGGCCGGGCCGTTGCTGGAGTACCACCGAGCCGAGGTGCTGCGCAGGCTGGGCCGAGACCAGGAGGCGCTTGAAGCCGTTGAGAGGGCGCAGAATCTCGACGCGACATGGTGTTTTCCTTCGCGGTTGGACGACGCGTTGACGTTGGAGCGTGCGGCGAACTCTGACGACACGGACGCGCGGGCCCGCGCGTTGCTCGGACACTGGCTCTACGCCAACGGACGCCCCGATGACGCGTGCGCGGCCTGGAGTGCCGCGGCGGCAATCGACCCGGATGATCCCGTGGTGTGGCGGAACCTGGGGCTCGCGGCCTTCAACCACCTCGGTGACGCCGACCGGGCATGCGCGGCCTACGACTCCGCGCTCGCCGTGGCGGGGGACGACGCCAGGTTGGTCTTCGAGCGGGACCAGCTCAGTGCGAGGCGCGGCGTGCCGCCCGGGCAACGGCTGGACTGGCTCCTGCGCAACCGCGCCCTGGTCGAGACGCGGGACGACGCCACCATTGAGCTCGCGCACCTGCTGATCACCGCCGACCGGCTCGACGAGGCCCGCGAACTGCTGCTCGGCCGCACCTTCCAGCCGTGGGAGGGCGGTGAGGGCGACGTGCTGCGCGTGTGGGACCGGCTGTGCCGCTTGCAATTCACAGTGGACGACGCGTTCGCGCCGCCGGAATCCCTCAGCGAGGCACGGCATCCGCTCGCGAACACCGCGCAGCTGCACCTGGTGCGGGGTGACGTGCTGGGCGACCGGGCGGCGTGGGAGCTGGCCGCCGCGCAGCAGGGCGACTTCCTGGGGATGAGTACCCAGCCCTACTCAGAGGCGACGTACTCGTCGGTGCTCGCGCTGCGCAGGCTTGGTCGCACTGAGGAAGCCGACCGGCTCACCCAGGCATTGCGCGCCTTCTGTGACACGGTGGAGGCGAGCCCGGCGACCGTGGACTACTTCGCGACTTCGCTGCCGTCGATGCTGTTGTTCACCGAGGACCTGGCCGCTGCGCAACTGCGCCGAGTGGGCTTTTTGCGGGCACAGCTCGACATTCTCGACGGCCAGCACGCTCGCGCAGGTGACCGGTTGGCCGCGCTGCTGGCTGAGGACCCGCACCACGTCGACGCGCTGGACCTCGCCCGGTCGATCCGGACTCCGACGCGGTGA
- a CDS encoding AraC family transcriptional regulator, protein MLLPDGFPGQRLRVLPRPLVASALRRAPTSGLLVTDAGYFPSAANHGMHRPRSAPEAIVIVCTDGVGHCEVDGRVSVIRPGNALVLPPSRPHFYWADSRDPWTIWWLHAAGSQVSELLSVVAPDGGEAVIEVRDAYRAVSAIDDAISFLERDETLPHLISASGAGWTLLAQLAADALTEANQPTEPVRQAQEYLRHNFAKPVIVKELARTAGLSPSHFAALFRTAAGCGVVEYAKRLRMARARELLATTSRDISEIARTIGYNDAFYFSRTFRREHGCSPSEYRRGKN, encoded by the coding sequence ATGCTGCTGCCCGATGGCTTCCCAGGTCAGAGGCTGCGCGTGCTGCCGCGGCCGCTGGTGGCGTCGGCCCTGCGCAGAGCCCCGACCTCGGGTCTGCTCGTCACCGACGCCGGGTACTTCCCCAGCGCGGCCAACCACGGCATGCACCGCCCACGCAGCGCACCAGAAGCCATCGTGATCGTCTGCACCGACGGGGTCGGGCACTGCGAGGTCGACGGCAGGGTGAGCGTGATCAGGCCGGGAAACGCCCTCGTCCTGCCCCCGTCCCGCCCGCACTTCTACTGGGCGGACTCGCGCGACCCCTGGACGATCTGGTGGCTGCACGCCGCGGGCTCCCAGGTCTCGGAGCTGCTCTCGGTCGTCGCGCCGGACGGCGGAGAAGCCGTCATCGAGGTGCGCGACGCCTACCGTGCCGTCTCAGCGATCGACGACGCCATCAGCTTCCTCGAACGGGACGAGACCCTCCCGCACCTCATCTCGGCCTCCGGCGCGGGCTGGACCCTGCTGGCACAGCTGGCCGCGGACGCGCTGACCGAAGCCAACCAGCCCACCGAGCCGGTCCGCCAGGCGCAGGAGTACCTGCGGCACAACTTCGCGAAGCCGGTGATCGTCAAGGAGCTGGCGCGCACGGCGGGCCTGTCCCCCTCGCACTTCGCGGCCCTGTTCCGGACGGCGGCGGGCTGCGGCGTGGTCGAATACGCCAAGCGCCTGCGGATGGCCCGGGCGCGCGAACTGCTGGCCACCACGTCCCGCGACATCTCCGAGATCGCCAGGACCATCGGCTACAACGACGCGTTTTACTTCTCGCGCACTTTCCGCAGAGAACACGGTTGCAGCCCCAGCGAGTACCGACGCGGGAAGAACTAG
- a CDS encoding transposase: MLVRPAESEGDGERDEGLDDPGGASPAGARPPGKGKAWRPVSWPRRLRATYTRTKGVMHVLAALDLATGKLFYRIRHRKRHREFLGLLQALRDRWPGERLHVICDNFSPHRHPTVTTWATDNQVELVFLPTCGSWLNWIEAEFAALRYFAIRTWTHYPAKVA, translated from the coding sequence TTGCTCGTTCGACCAGCCGAGTCCGAAGGCGACGGCGAGCGCGACGAGGGCCTTGATGACCCCGGCGGCGCATCACCAGCCGGTGCGCGTCCTCCCGGCAAAGGGAAGGCGTGGCGGCCGGTGTCCTGGCCCCGGCGATTGCGGGCGACCTACACCCGCACGAAGGGCGTGATGCATGTGCTCGCCGCGCTGGACCTCGCGACCGGCAAACTGTTCTACCGCATCCGCCACCGCAAACGACATCGAGAGTTCCTGGGACTGCTCCAGGCGCTGCGCGACCGGTGGCCCGGTGAGAGGTTGCACGTGATCTGCGACAACTTCTCCCCGCACCGACACCCCACCGTCACCACCTGGGCCACGGACAACCAGGTCGAGCTCGTGTTCCTGCCGACCTGCGGGTCGTGGCTCAACTGGATCGAGGCCGAGTTCGCCGCCCTGCGCTACTTCGCCATCCGAACCTGGACCCATTACCCGGCCAAGGTTGCCTGA